The following proteins come from a genomic window of Geothrix edaphica:
- a CDS encoding ATP-binding protein has product MWLGGQRYFTGILRDISARKQAEEALLKAGALQNAIFNSANFSSIATDARGVIQIFNVGAERMLGYSATEVQNQITPADISDPRELILRAEALSLELGTPIAPGFDALAFKASRGIEDIYDLTYIRKDGSRFPAVVSVTALRDPQGATIGYLLIGIDNTARQRVEAERALLDQALQDKNAELMSAKIAAEKANLAKSEFLSSMSHELRSPLNAILGFAQLMDSESPPPTLPQKASIDQILHAGWYLLELINEILDLAVIESGKLSFSEEPVSLADLMLDCQAMIEPQGVKRGLTMTFPRFDHPAFVRADRIRLKQVLINILSNAIKYNRPAGAVVVDCDTTTPGRIRINVRDTGHGLPPDKLRQLFQPFNRLGQEQGGEEGTGIGLVMSKLLVELMGGSIGVESMVGVGSRFWCELNSVAAPQLTGDKADAGALVKVPIRLDTPLRTLLYVEDNPANLSLVEQLIARRPDLRLVSAGNGILGIELARERQPDVILMDINLPGISGLQALKILREDPATAHIPVVAISANAMVGDIKKGLEAGFFRYLTKPINVTEFMAAMDVALEHATAPSRHT; this is encoded by the coding sequence ATGTGGCTCGGCGGCCAGCGCTATTTCACGGGCATCCTGCGGGATATCAGCGCCCGGAAACAGGCGGAAGAAGCGCTGCTGAAGGCCGGGGCCCTGCAGAACGCGATCTTCAACAGCGCCAACTTCTCCAGCATCGCGACCGATGCCAGGGGCGTCATCCAGATCTTCAATGTCGGCGCGGAGCGGATGCTGGGCTACTCGGCCACAGAGGTCCAGAACCAGATCACCCCCGCCGACATCTCCGATCCCAGGGAGTTGATCCTGCGCGCCGAGGCGCTGAGCCTGGAGCTGGGCACCCCCATCGCACCGGGCTTCGATGCCCTGGCATTCAAGGCCTCGCGCGGCATCGAGGACATCTATGACCTGACCTACATCCGGAAGGATGGCAGCCGGTTTCCGGCGGTGGTCTCGGTCACGGCGCTGCGCGATCCTCAGGGCGCCACCATCGGCTACCTGCTGATCGGCATCGACAACACGGCGCGCCAGCGGGTCGAAGCCGAGCGGGCCCTCCTCGACCAGGCCCTCCAGGACAAGAACGCCGAGCTGATGAGCGCCAAGATCGCCGCCGAGAAGGCCAACCTCGCGAAATCCGAGTTCCTCTCCAGCATGAGCCACGAGCTCCGCTCGCCCCTCAACGCGATCCTGGGTTTCGCCCAGCTGATGGATTCCGAGTCTCCGCCCCCCACCTTGCCCCAGAAGGCGAGCATCGATCAGATCCTGCATGCGGGGTGGTACCTGCTGGAGCTCATCAACGAGATCCTCGATCTGGCGGTGATCGAATCCGGGAAGCTGTCCTTCTCGGAGGAACCCGTGTCGCTGGCGGATCTCATGCTCGACTGCCAGGCCATGATCGAGCCCCAAGGCGTGAAGCGCGGCCTCACGATGACCTTCCCCCGGTTCGATCATCCTGCCTTCGTGCGGGCCGACCGGATCCGATTGAAGCAGGTCCTCATCAACATCCTGTCGAACGCGATCAAGTACAACCGGCCGGCAGGGGCGGTCGTCGTGGACTGTGACACGACCACTCCCGGCCGCATCCGCATCAACGTCAGAGACACAGGCCATGGACTGCCCCCCGATAAGCTGAGGCAGCTCTTCCAGCCTTTCAATCGCCTGGGCCAGGAACAGGGCGGGGAAGAGGGCACGGGCATCGGCCTGGTGATGAGCAAGCTGCTGGTGGAGCTGATGGGCGGTTCGATCGGCGTGGAGAGCATGGTCGGCGTGGGCAGCCGGTTCTGGTGCGAGCTGAACTCGGTGGCGGCCCCGCAGCTCACGGGGGACAAGGCTGATGCCGGTGCTCTGGTGAAGGTGCCGATCCGGCTCGATACGCCGCTTCGGACCCTGCTGTATGTGGAGGACAACCCGGCCAACCTGAGCCTCGTCGAGCAGCTCATCGCGCGCCGGCCGGACCTGCGCCTGGTGAGCGCGGGGAACGGGATCCTCGGCATCGAGCTGGCACGGGAGAGGCAGCCGGACGTGATCTTGATGGATATCAACCTGCCTGGGATCAGCGGCCTCCAGGCACTGAAGATCCTGCGGGAGGATCCCGCGACCGCGCACATCCCGGTGGTGGCCATCAGTGCCAATGCCATGGTCGGGGACATCAAGAAGGGCCTGGAGGCGGGATTCTTCCGCTACCTCACGAAGCCGATCAACGTCACCGAGTTCATGGCGGCGATGGACGTGGCCCTGGAACACGCAACGGCGCCATCGAGGCACACATGA
- a CDS encoding BamA/TamA family outer membrane protein, whose amino-acid sequence MSGIHGFGRSLASVLVALAVPLLAARPGRPWNALEARQASIGRIDLEIGDVFDLAKPDENTWIGRTANHLHALTREGVIRRVLLFAEGDRVRERRIYETERLLRALPFVKNAHIDPVVEPDGTVVARVRIRDAWTTQLSANYSQVGGQRTTSFGVDEKNFMGLGKSVAFDLSKDHERSTWGLAYGDPQLFGSRWTLATHIQYLTDGYTRSLQVERPFFALDTPWSTGVALSQSHASLYLYDQGAQVFQAPFIQNEVRLSGAVALRESGNRVWRGGLLLKRQDTSYGAIIQTGPLGPLPPPTLTGRRLRGPALTLSTQEDAFETFEDLLGMDTPEDYNLAWTGNVELGTYLRSLGSTMNAPFFRIQVGRGWSSSSENLTLLTASWEGRKPATGLENTHLALSLVQYRKLTSNQILAGMVTVDQARRPDPETWYYLGGEQGLRGFPNQLHPGDARWTASFDYRLLTEKRWWGLVRLGYTAFLDLGSVRRMDGQGWSRTYSDVGVGLRLGNLKSSAGRVILLSVAMPLNREPYLSRWQFTIGNAMRF is encoded by the coding sequence TTGAGCGGCATTCACGGGTTCGGACGCTCCCTTGCGAGCGTCCTGGTGGCCTTGGCTGTGCCCCTTCTGGCGGCCCGGCCGGGCCGGCCCTGGAATGCCCTGGAGGCCCGCCAGGCCTCCATCGGAAGAATTGATCTGGAGATCGGCGATGTCTTCGATCTCGCCAAGCCCGATGAGAACACCTGGATCGGCCGCACCGCCAACCATCTTCATGCCCTCACCCGGGAAGGCGTCATCCGGAGGGTGCTCCTCTTCGCGGAGGGGGATCGGGTGCGGGAGCGGCGCATCTATGAAACCGAACGCCTTCTGCGGGCGCTGCCCTTCGTGAAGAACGCGCACATCGATCCGGTGGTCGAGCCTGATGGCACCGTGGTGGCTCGGGTCCGGATCCGGGATGCCTGGACTACCCAGCTGAGCGCCAACTACTCGCAGGTGGGCGGCCAGCGGACCACGAGCTTCGGCGTCGATGAAAAGAACTTCATGGGCCTGGGCAAGAGCGTGGCCTTCGATCTCTCCAAGGACCATGAGCGCAGCACCTGGGGCCTGGCCTACGGGGACCCTCAGCTGTTCGGGAGCCGCTGGACCCTGGCCACCCACATTCAGTACCTCACGGATGGGTACACGCGGAGTCTCCAGGTCGAGCGGCCCTTCTTCGCCCTGGACACCCCCTGGTCCACGGGCGTGGCCCTGTCGCAGAGCCATGCCAGCCTCTACCTCTATGACCAGGGGGCCCAGGTCTTCCAGGCCCCTTTCATCCAGAACGAGGTCCGCTTGTCCGGAGCCGTGGCGCTGCGTGAATCCGGGAACCGGGTCTGGCGGGGAGGCCTTCTCCTCAAGCGGCAGGACACCAGCTATGGAGCCATCATCCAGACGGGTCCCCTGGGGCCGCTGCCGCCGCCCACCCTGACCGGCCGGCGTCTCCGGGGGCCCGCGCTCACGCTCTCCACTCAGGAGGACGCCTTCGAGACCTTCGAGGACCTGCTGGGCATGGATACTCCGGAGGACTACAACCTGGCCTGGACCGGCAACGTGGAACTCGGCACCTACCTGCGCTCCCTGGGTTCGACCATGAACGCCCCCTTCTTCCGGATCCAGGTGGGCCGGGGCTGGTCCTCCTCAAGCGAGAACCTCACCCTCCTGACGGCATCCTGGGAGGGCCGGAAACCCGCCACCGGTCTGGAAAACACCCATCTTGCCCTCTCCCTGGTGCAGTACCGGAAGCTGACCTCGAACCAGATCCTCGCGGGCATGGTGACGGTGGATCAGGCCCGGCGTCCTGACCCCGAAACCTGGTACTACCTGGGGGGTGAGCAGGGCTTGAGAGGCTTTCCCAACCAGCTCCATCCGGGGGATGCCCGCTGGACCGCCTCCTTCGACTACCGCCTCCTGACGGAAAAGCGCTGGTGGGGTCTGGTGCGGCTGGGTTACACCGCCTTCCTGGACCTGGGTTCCGTCCGCCGGATGGACGGGCAGGGGTGGTCCCGCACGTACTCGGATGTGGGGGTCGGGCTCCGGCTGGGGAACCTCAAGAGCTCCGCGGGCCGCGTGATCCTCCTCAGCGTGGCAATGCCCTTGAACCGGGAGCCCTACCTGTCCCGCTGGCAGTTCACCATCGGCAATGCTATGCGGTTCTGA
- a CDS encoding AI-2E family transporter has translation MSTPEPPAKASQPAPGPPQPPPSGPRTLRLEIPPSTLLRLVLLGLALWGLIRLWPVILVLVVALLIVGTLSPAVQWLESRGISRGWGIAIVFASLFTVAVLTVTLTIPSLLAQASALLEREPMARAGLADYLARYPLSTPFANWLKHLDYSASWNQVGATALSYSMRLFEVAAYGMSALFLGLYMMIDRDRLRGGLFAVVPRTHHIRLSRVLLNLETIVGAYIRGQLITCLLIGAFTFVLLTACGVKNAMALAVFAGIADVLPYVGAIMSVVPVVLVALGHSPAIAAIVLVMMLAYEEFEGRVLIPRIYGRALRLPSSVVFFALLAGGTLMGLLGALLALPVAATVMMLIEELRVELPGEQEQVADTVLRARDDLAEEEYERRTEGVAAEQAAAIAVEISVDRKKEEHQAPPPSGT, from the coding sequence ATGAGCACACCAGAGCCGCCAGCCAAGGCCTCCCAGCCAGCCCCGGGCCCACCGCAGCCTCCGCCATCCGGGCCGCGGACCCTGCGCCTGGAGATTCCCCCGTCGACGCTGCTGCGGCTGGTCCTCCTCGGCCTCGCACTGTGGGGATTGATCCGCCTGTGGCCCGTGATCCTCGTGCTGGTCGTCGCCCTTCTCATCGTGGGGACCCTCAGCCCTGCCGTGCAGTGGCTCGAGTCCAGAGGGATCAGCCGCGGATGGGGGATCGCGATCGTCTTTGCCAGCCTCTTCACGGTGGCGGTCCTCACGGTGACCTTGACGATCCCCTCACTCCTCGCCCAGGCCTCGGCGCTCCTCGAGCGGGAACCCATGGCCCGCGCAGGTCTGGCCGACTACCTCGCCCGGTACCCCCTGAGCACCCCCTTTGCGAACTGGCTGAAACACCTGGATTACAGCGCGTCATGGAACCAGGTCGGCGCCACCGCCCTGTCCTACTCGATGCGCCTCTTCGAGGTCGCAGCCTACGGAATGAGCGCCCTCTTCCTCGGGCTCTACATGATGATCGACCGGGATCGCCTGCGGGGCGGGCTGTTCGCCGTGGTGCCGAGGACCCATCACATCCGGCTCTCCCGGGTCCTGCTGAACCTGGAGACCATCGTCGGCGCCTACATCCGCGGGCAGCTGATCACCTGCCTGCTCATCGGCGCGTTCACCTTCGTCCTGCTGACGGCCTGCGGCGTGAAGAACGCGATGGCCCTGGCGGTATTCGCCGGGATCGCCGATGTCCTGCCCTATGTCGGCGCCATCATGTCGGTGGTTCCCGTGGTCCTGGTCGCGCTCGGCCACAGCCCGGCGATCGCGGCCATCGTCCTGGTGATGATGCTCGCGTACGAGGAATTCGAGGGCCGTGTGCTCATTCCGCGGATCTACGGCCGGGCGCTCCGCCTGCCCTCCTCCGTCGTGTTCTTCGCCCTCCTGGCCGGGGGAACCCTGATGGGGCTGCTGGGCGCGCTGCTCGCGCTACCGGTGGCCGCGACCGTCATGATGCTGATCGAGGAGCTGCGCGTCGAGCTGCCGGGCGAGCAGGAACAAGTCGCCGATACGGTGCTGCGCGCCCGGGACGACCTTGCGGAGGAGGAATACGAGCGCCGGACCGAAGGCGTGGCGGCCGAGCAGGCCGCTGCCATCGCCGTGGAGATCTCCGTGGATCGGAAGAAGGAAGAGCACCAGGCTCCCCCTCCTTCAGGCACATAA
- a CDS encoding FAD-dependent oxidoreductase, whose amino-acid sequence MSDAAWPAPPQGSCTLPASVEAEVAILGAGIHGAALARELTLRGVTCALVDKGEVGGGTSQWSSQLLHGGIRYMLTGDIRQMREGLAERATWARIAPRRCRWEAFWMPHRYWAEGLAHRVGIGLYDHWGAERPGWPAGLSLGHVPKEAFLADPRGVLGPFRGATAYADLMTWDRELTRDLAASSEAMLLDFHEPEGFEQGDGGLKLLHLRDRRDGSARQLRARRWVFALGPWTDGAMAQWFGETRKRLRLSSGIHLWFDAVPGCERPWAIRRPKGRILFVVPRDGLLQVGTTEREVEDGWVPILEAEREELFGALEANLPSLPWREMLVWAEELGVRPLVAATGATTHLSREAVLERHARIPNLTLVLGGKLTTARALMDRLATDLTGLRCEASTTAPLRLWDGQAAEIR is encoded by the coding sequence ATGTCGGATGCAGCCTGGCCCGCGCCACCCCAAGGGTCCTGCACCCTTCCAGCCAGCGTGGAGGCGGAGGTGGCCATCCTGGGCGCCGGCATCCACGGCGCGGCCCTGGCGCGGGAGCTGACCCTGCGGGGCGTCACCTGCGCCCTGGTGGACAAGGGCGAGGTGGGCGGCGGCACCAGCCAGTGGTCCAGCCAGCTCCTGCATGGCGGCATCCGCTACATGCTCACGGGCGATATCCGCCAGATGCGGGAGGGCCTGGCCGAGCGCGCCACCTGGGCCCGCATCGCGCCCCGCCGCTGCCGCTGGGAGGCTTTCTGGATGCCCCACCGGTATTGGGCCGAGGGCCTGGCGCACCGCGTCGGCATCGGCCTCTACGACCACTGGGGCGCCGAGCGGCCCGGCTGGCCCGCGGGCCTGAGCCTCGGCCACGTTCCGAAGGAAGCCTTCCTGGCCGATCCGCGGGGCGTCCTCGGCCCCTTCCGCGGCGCCACGGCCTACGCCGACCTCATGACCTGGGACCGGGAACTGACGAGGGATCTGGCGGCCTCCAGCGAGGCCATGCTGCTGGATTTCCACGAGCCGGAGGGCTTCGAGCAGGGCGACGGCGGCCTGAAGCTCCTGCACCTGCGGGACCGCCGGGACGGATCAGCACGCCAGCTGCGGGCGCGCCGCTGGGTCTTCGCCCTGGGGCCCTGGACGGACGGCGCCATGGCGCAGTGGTTCGGCGAGACACGGAAGCGGCTGCGGCTGTCTTCCGGCATCCACCTCTGGTTCGACGCCGTGCCGGGCTGCGAGCGGCCCTGGGCCATCCGGCGGCCCAAGGGGCGCATCCTCTTCGTGGTCCCCCGGGATGGCTTGCTCCAGGTGGGCACCACCGAGCGTGAGGTGGAGGACGGTTGGGTGCCCATCCTCGAGGCGGAGCGGGAGGAGCTCTTCGGCGCCCTGGAGGCCAACCTGCCCAGCCTCCCCTGGCGTGAGATGCTGGTGTGGGCCGAGGAGCTGGGCGTACGGCCCCTGGTGGCCGCCACCGGCGCCACCACGCACCTGAGCCGCGAGGCTGTCCTGGAGCGGCATGCCCGCATCCCGAACCTCACCCTCGTGCTGGGCGGCAAGCTCACCACCGCCCGGGCCCTCATGGACCGCCTGGCCACGGACCTCACCGGCCTGCGCTGCGAGGCCTCCACCACCGCGCCCCTGCGCCTTTGGGATGGACAGGCGGCGGAGATCCGGTAG